One genomic region from Spirosoma sp. KCTC 42546 encodes:
- a CDS encoding response regulator encodes MPTHILLIEDEEQIRKNLLEILQLKGYQVTAGADGLAGIQLASQQPPDLILCDIMMPQLSGYQVLAHIRTQESLSSVPFIFLTAKSDMVDFRQGMELGADDYLTKPFSTKDLLAAIESRLKRHQLRPTPQASPVWLQTIQGHAEGGRMILRVADCLYFYVHTSAYYVCHPLGTFQIDLTMAELAAQLDATQFFRANRQVILHRKSIQKYAYWQQGKYCLFLVNGAKAKEIIIPKARFRHLKKWLAG; translated from the coding sequence ATGCCGACTCACATCCTACTGATTGAAGATGAAGAGCAAATTCGAAAAAACCTGCTGGAAATTCTACAGCTGAAGGGCTATCAGGTTACGGCGGGGGCCGACGGCCTGGCGGGTATCCAGTTAGCCAGCCAACAACCGCCGGATTTAATCCTTTGTGATATAATGATGCCCCAGTTGAGTGGGTATCAGGTATTAGCCCATATTCGTACGCAGGAATCGTTAAGCAGTGTTCCCTTTATCTTCTTAACGGCCAAATCGGACATGGTGGATTTTCGGCAGGGGATGGAGTTGGGGGCCGATGATTACCTGACCAAACCCTTTAGTACCAAGGATCTGCTGGCGGCCATCGAGAGTCGTCTCAAACGGCATCAACTAAGGCCCACCCCTCAAGCCTCACCCGTTTGGCTACAGACAATCCAGGGGCACGCCGAGGGCGGGCGTATGATCCTACGCGTAGCCGATTGTCTTTACTTTTATGTGCACACCAGCGCCTATTACGTATGTCACCCGCTGGGGACCTTTCAGATCGACTTAACCATGGCTGAATTAGCGGCTCAACTCGATGCGACCCAATTTTTCCGGGCGAATCGCCAGGTGATTCTTCACCGCAAAAGCATCCAGAAATACGCCTATTGGCAACAGGGGAAGTATTGTCTATTCCTAGTCAATGGCGCAAAAGCTAAAGAAATTATTATCCCCAAGGCTCGATTCAGACACTTAAAAAAATGGTTAGCTGGCTAG